The window AGCGCCTCACCGAATAATTGCTCGCATTGGTAATTGCCATAAATATCGGCATGGTCAGTGGTGGTAATTCCTGATTCCAGAGCCTGCTCAATAAAACTGAGTCTTTGCTGCGGCGTCATCGCCCAATCTGCCAGACGCCATAAACCTAGTGCAATGCGAGAGAACTCTGGGCCTGAAGAGGCAAGACGAATACGTGGTGTGGACATAAAATCTTTAAAAAATAAAAGGGAAGGGAGAACTTTATTCAACCACAAAAACTAGGTCATTCATCGGCGCAAAGAATCTATTATTTCAGAAACGCAAAGAACGTAACAATGACGTTCTTTGCCAGCGTGAACTCGCTTTGATACTGCGCTTATGCTTCTACACCATCATCGCGAAACATCGTCTTCAGACCACGTAAAGCCTGGCGAATCCGCGCTTCGTTTTCGATCAAGGCAAAGCGTACATATTCGTCGCCATACTCGCCAAAACCGATACCGGGTGACACGCAAAGTTTGGCCTTTTCAAGAACCTGCTTAGCAAATTCAAGTGAGCCCAGTTGACGATAAGCCGGCGGAATATGTGCCCAGATATACATTGACGCTTTCGGAATATCGACCATCCAGCCCAGCTCGTGTAAGCCTTTTACCAAGACATCACGACGACGCTGATACTTGTCGCGAATCTCGCTGACGCAAGTTTGATCGCCTTCCAGCGCTGCAATCGCCGCTACTTGTACCGGCGTAAAACTACCGTAATCGTGGTAGCTTTTTATCCTTGCCAAAGCCGATACCAGCTCTTTATTGCCAACCATAAATCCGATCCGCCAGCCTGCCATGTTATAGCTTTTAGATAGCGTAAAAAATTCGACAGCGACATCACGCGCACCCGGCACCTGCATGATTGAGGGCGCTTTCCATCCATCAAAAACGATGTCGGCATACGCCAGATCATGGACCACCAAGATGTTATGTTTTTTCGCCAGTTTGACGACGCGCTCAAAAAATTCCAACTCTACGCATTGCGCTGTCGGGTTGGAAGGGAAGCCGAAGATCATCATTTTCGGTTTTGGATAACTCTCGCGGATAGCGCGTTCCAGTTCGGCAAAAAAATCCACGCCCGGACTCATGCGTATTGAACGGATATCGGCACCAGCAATCACCGCGCCATAAATGTGAATCGGGTAGCTGGGATTGGGTACTAGCACAGTGTCGCCCTTATCCAAAGTCGCCAGCATCAGATGGGCAAGACCTTCTTTAGAACCGATGGTGACGATCGCCTCGGTGTCAGGATTTAGGTCAACGTCATAGCGGGATTTATACCAATGTGCAATCGCGCGACGTAAGCGTGGAATACCTTTGGAAGCGGAATAGCCATGCGTATCAGGTCGTTGTGCGACCTCAACCAATTTGGCAACGATGTGGGGTGGAGTAGCGCCATCAGGATTGCCCATCGACATATCGATAATATCCTCGCCACGACGGCGCGCCGCCATTTTTAGCTCGGCAGTAATATTGAAGACATACGGTGGAAGGCGATTAATGCGGGAGAAAGTATAACTGCGGCTTGGTGTCGTATCACCCCGGCCCGGCGGAGTAGTGCTATCAATAATGGTCATGATGTATTTTCACGTAAGCGCCCGGATCCGTCCGAGCGACGTTGAAGCGTGTGCTTCATGGACGATCATAACCAGCGCCTCTGAATCGCGCAATGATTTTTATTCGATCAGAAAAAGTGGGGGGAATGGCTAGCGCAAAATGTCTCATTTCGAATTTATCCGCACGTAACAAATAAATATACTCCCCATATGTATATTTTATTGTCCATATAATACTTGGACAATAAGGCATTTTTTATAAAAAATAGGGGGAGTATATGCAATTTGGCAGTGCAAAAGTCTAAGCGATTACGCTAAGCGGGATATAAAGCGCCAAGAATCCGCAAACCTTTTGCGCCAGTTACTTCGGGCAAATTACCCGCCGAGCGATCAACAAATTGTTGTGCCAGCCAGGCAAAGGCCAGGGCTTCAACATGATGTGGCGAAACTCCCAGATCCTCAGTGCTTGCGACGGTTGACTGCGATCCCTTGCGACGCAATGTCGACTCAATATGTTGCATCAGACATTGGTTATAAGCCCCGCCACCGCAGATATAGATGCCAGCAACATCGGGTGCATAATTTAAGATAGCGTCAACCAGAGTCGTCGCAGTGAACGCACACAGCGTCGTCTGTACGTCTACTGCAGAGATATCCGCAAACGCTGACAACTGTAATTTTTGATTCAACCAATCGGGACGGAATAAATCACGCCCCGTACTTTTTGGTGGAGCCGTCTGTAAAAATGCCTCATCGCACAATGCAGCCAACAATCCGGTATGTACTTGCCCCTGCGCCGCCCAGGCACCATTTTCATCATAGGATTTAGCATGATGCTGCGCGATCCAGGCATCCATTAACACGTTACCAGGACCCGTATCGAAACCGGTAGTCGAGCCATCTGCCCGCAATATACTGATATTGCTGATACCGCCGATATTGGCGACGACCCTACATACGCCAACCTGACCAAAAATCGCGCGATGAAATGCTGGCACCAGCGGTGCGCCCTGCCCTCCCGCCGCGACATCACGGCTACGAAAATCAGCGATCACATCGATGCCAGACAATTCTGCCAGCAAAGCAGGATTATTGGTCTGGCGCGTATAGCCTAGCTCTGGACGATGTCGTATGGTCTGGCCATGCACACCAATAGCACGCACACTATGCTGATCAAATGACGCCACTTTTTCAAGCAAGGCATTAACGCAAGCGGCGTATTGTCTGACCAGCATATTAGCGGCCAAAGCCTCTCGATGAATCTCATCTGCACCTGATTGCTGCAATGCCATTACATCAGCCCGTAAGGTATCTGCAAACGGAATATAAGCACTCGCCAGCAATCGCATGGTGTTGGCTTGCGCAGGGTCTGAGTGATCTGGTAATGCAACCAGAACGCCATCTACGCCGTCCAGACTGGTGCCTG of the Undibacterium sp. 5I1 genome contains:
- the alaC gene encoding alanine transaminase, with the translated sequence MTIIDSTTPPGRGDTTPSRSYTFSRINRLPPYVFNITAELKMAARRRGEDIIDMSMGNPDGATPPHIVAKLVEVAQRPDTHGYSASKGIPRLRRAIAHWYKSRYDVDLNPDTEAIVTIGSKEGLAHLMLATLDKGDTVLVPNPSYPIHIYGAVIAGADIRSIRMSPGVDFFAELERAIRESYPKPKMMIFGFPSNPTAQCVELEFFERVVKLAKKHNILVVHDLAYADIVFDGWKAPSIMQVPGARDVAVEFFTLSKSYNMAGWRIGFMVGNKELVSALARIKSYHDYGSFTPVQVAAIAALEGDQTCVSEIRDKYQRRRDVLVKGLHELGWMVDIPKASMYIWAHIPPAYRQLGSLEFAKQVLEKAKLCVSPGIGFGEYGDEYVRFALIENEARIRQALRGLKTMFRDDGVEA
- a CDS encoding anhydro-N-acetylmuramic acid kinase; its protein translation is MKNLTNNLYIGLMSGTSLDGVDGVLVALPDHSDPAQANTMRLLASAYIPFADTLRADVMALQQSGADEIHREALAANMLVRQYAACVNALLEKVASFDQHSVRAIGVHGQTIRHRPELGYTRQTNNPALLAELSGIDVIADFRSRDVAAGGQGAPLVPAFHRAIFGQVGVCRVVANIGGISNISILRADGSTTGFDTGPGNVLMDAWIAQHHAKSYDENGAWAAQGQVHTGLLAALCDEAFLQTAPPKSTGRDLFRPDWLNQKLQLSAFADISAVDVQTTLCAFTATTLVDAILNYAPDVAGIYICGGGAYNQCLMQHIESTLRRKGSQSTVASTEDLGVSPHHVEALAFAWLAQQFVDRSAGNLPEVTGAKGLRILGALYPA